In Candidatus Contubernalis alkalaceticus, the genomic window TCATGAGGAAACAGCGGCAGCGGCTCAAAACATATTTTTCTCTGGAGTGCAGCTGTTGGACTATTTTCTCCAAAAAAAATAACTACTCAGGAGGCAGTTTCTATGGCTCTATTTGTACAAAAGTACGGTGGAACTTCCGTGGCTGATTTGGACAAGCTTCAAAAAATTGCCCAAAAGCTCTATAAGCTTCAGCAGGAGGGTAACCAGGTGGTAGTGGTAGTCTCAGCTATGGGAAAAACTACCGACAATTTGGTTAAAATGATTTATGATTTGTCTGAAAATCCACCGGAGAGAGAATTGGATGTACTGCTGTCCACAGGGGAGCAGGTTACTATTTCCCTTTTGAGTGCCGCCTTGGAGTCTATAGGGGCTAGAGCTGTTTCTTTGACCGGTAGGCAGGCGGGCATATTGACAGACTCTAATCACAGCCGGGCAAAGATTTTGGATATCAACCCGGAGCGCATAATGGAGGAACTTAGCCAGGGGAAAATAGTGGTTGCAGCCGGTTTTCAGGGAGCAGATCAACAAGGGGAAATTACAACCCTGGGCAGGGGCGGTTCAGACACTACCGCTGTAGCTCTGGCGGCAGTTCTGAAAGCGGAGGTCTGTGAGATTTATACTGATGTAAGTGGTATTTATACCATAGACCCCAACATGGTGAAAGATGCCCGAAAACTTCCCTATATATCCTATGATGAAATGCTGGAACTGGCCAACCTGGGAGCTAAGGTGATGCATCCCCGGGCGGTAGAGTTTGGCAAGCGCTTTGGTGTGAAAATACATGTCCGTTCCAGTTTTTCCCAGGAAGAGGGAACGATGATCAGGGAGGTAACGTCTATGGAAGAAAAGTTCGTAGTCAGCGGAATTGCTTGTGATGTAGATTTAGCAAAAATAGCTATTATCGGAGTACCCGACAAGCCCGGAATTGCGGCTAAAGTGTTTACCCGGATTGCTGGAGCGGGAATTAATGTAGATTTAATTGTGCAGAGCATCCGCAAGGAACAGGAAAATGACATTTTGTTCACTGTTAACAAGGGTGACCTTTCCAAAACTCTGTCTATTCTAAAGGAAATATCAGATCAGTTCGGTTCTAAGGAGATATATTTTGATGAAAATGTGGCCAAGATATCCATTATTGGAGCCGGAATGGCAAATTCCCCCGGGGTAGCTGCTGCTATGTTTAAAGCCCTGGCGGATAAGGATATAAATATTGAAATTATCAGCACATCAGAAATTAAGGTGTCATGCCTTATTAAAAAAGATAAGATCAATCTGGCGGCAGAGATTGTTCATGATGCTTTTATGCTGGGGGATGACAGATTGACTATGGTATAAAAAGGTATTTATTAAACTTCTTTCT contains:
- a CDS encoding aspartate kinase — its product is MALFVQKYGGTSVADLDKLQKIAQKLYKLQQEGNQVVVVVSAMGKTTDNLVKMIYDLSENPPERELDVLLSTGEQVTISLLSAALESIGARAVSLTGRQAGILTDSNHSRAKILDINPERIMEELSQGKIVVAAGFQGADQQGEITTLGRGGSDTTAVALAAVLKAEVCEIYTDVSGIYTIDPNMVKDARKLPYISYDEMLELANLGAKVMHPRAVEFGKRFGVKIHVRSSFSQEEGTMIREVTSMEEKFVVSGIACDVDLAKIAIIGVPDKPGIAAKVFTRIAGAGINVDLIVQSIRKEQENDILFTVNKGDLSKTLSILKEISDQFGSKEIYFDENVAKISIIGAGMANSPGVAAAMFKALADKDINIEIISTSEIKVSCLIKKDKINLAAEIVHDAFMLGDDRLTMV